From Nocardioides sp. HDW12B, the proteins below share one genomic window:
- the tatC gene encoding twin-arginine translocase subunit TatC, translating to MRAVRLLRIFSVAPASPVGSDGKMALADHLREVRGRLLRVLVVLAAAMVVGLFLYDELLEIVRGPYTQAQEALGDEVQTDPVFIGIGAPLLFQLKLAAMAAIVVTSPYWLYQIWAFVLPGLHAHERKWTRVFAAVAGPLFIAGVAVGYYVLPKGLEVLIGFTPGTVQNLVNFGDYFGFFTRMLLVFGVSFEIPLFVIMLNLAGVVSGRALGEYRAWIVVGVFVFAAAATPSTDPFSMLMLALPMTGLFLVSEVIARVVDRRRRRDASLGGVDPDLDDDAASTLDYQPVDVRRSDLDEDD from the coding sequence GTGAGAGCAGTCCGACTCCTCCGCATCTTCAGCGTCGCCCCTGCCAGTCCCGTCGGCTCCGACGGGAAGATGGCGCTCGCTGACCACCTCCGCGAGGTCCGGGGGCGGCTCCTGCGCGTCCTGGTCGTGCTGGCCGCCGCCATGGTGGTCGGGCTCTTCCTCTACGACGAGCTCCTGGAGATCGTCCGCGGGCCCTACACGCAGGCGCAGGAGGCGCTGGGCGACGAGGTCCAGACCGACCCCGTCTTCATCGGCATCGGCGCGCCGCTGCTGTTCCAGCTCAAGCTGGCCGCCATGGCAGCCATCGTGGTCACGAGTCCCTACTGGCTCTACCAGATCTGGGCCTTCGTGCTGCCCGGGCTGCACGCCCACGAGCGGAAGTGGACCCGGGTCTTCGCCGCGGTCGCGGGCCCGTTGTTCATCGCCGGGGTCGCGGTCGGCTACTACGTGCTGCCCAAGGGCCTCGAGGTGCTCATCGGGTTCACCCCGGGCACCGTGCAGAACCTCGTCAACTTCGGCGACTACTTCGGGTTCTTCACGCGGATGCTGCTGGTCTTCGGCGTCTCCTTCGAGATCCCGCTGTTCGTCATCATGCTCAACCTCGCCGGCGTGGTCTCCGGCCGGGCGCTGGGGGAGTACCGCGCCTGGATCGTCGTCGGCGTCTTCGTCTTCGCCGCCGCTGCGACGCCGTCGACCGACCCGTTCTCCATGCTCATGCTGGCGCTGCCGATGACCGGGCTGTTCCTCGTCTCCGAGGTCATCGCCCGCGTCGTGGACCGCCGTCGCCGCCGTGACGCCTCCCTCGGCGGCGTGGACCCCGACCTGGACGACGACGCCGCCTCGACGCTGGACTACCAGCCCGTCGACGTCCGCCGCTCCGACCTCGACGAGGACGACTGA
- a CDS encoding YegS/Rv2252/BmrU family lipid kinase produces MARDIALLTNPTSGKGLGARTAAIALPRLREAGFRVRELQGADAGEAQDLARRAVADGVESLVVVGGDGMVHLAAQVLAHTGTALGIIPSGTGNDAARALGIPRRDPQAAADVVVAGRTRTIDLAKAGPTYVVNVVSAGFDAVVNERANDMRWPRGQMRYNLATVAELRTFEPIDYVLDLDGTTKRVRAMLVAVGNGPSFGGGLRITEGALLDDGRLDVVFFHPVSKPQLLRTFPKLFRGTHTSHPAYEHHRVRQVTIAARGIVAYGDGERMASLPLTVTAVPAALRVHVGPAVAETP; encoded by the coding sequence GTGGCCAGGGACATCGCACTGCTGACCAATCCCACCTCCGGGAAGGGCCTCGGCGCCCGCACAGCCGCGATCGCCCTCCCACGGCTCCGCGAGGCCGGTTTCCGCGTCCGTGAGCTGCAGGGCGCCGACGCCGGCGAGGCCCAGGACCTGGCCCGCCGGGCCGTGGCCGACGGCGTGGAGAGCCTCGTCGTGGTCGGGGGCGACGGCATGGTCCACCTGGCCGCGCAGGTGCTGGCCCACACCGGCACCGCCCTGGGGATCATCCCCTCGGGCACCGGCAACGACGCCGCCCGCGCGCTCGGCATCCCCCGCCGGGACCCCCAGGCCGCGGCCGACGTGGTGGTCGCCGGCCGCACCCGCACCATCGACCTGGCCAAGGCGGGGCCGACGTACGTCGTCAACGTGGTGTCCGCCGGCTTCGACGCCGTGGTCAACGAGCGCGCCAACGACATGCGCTGGCCGCGCGGGCAGATGCGCTACAACCTCGCCACGGTCGCCGAGCTGCGCACCTTCGAGCCGATCGACTACGTCCTCGACCTCGACGGCACGACGAAGCGGGTGCGCGCCATGCTGGTGGCGGTCGGGAACGGCCCCTCCTTCGGCGGCGGGCTGCGCATCACCGAGGGCGCACTCCTCGACGACGGCCGCCTCGACGTCGTGTTCTTCCACCCGGTCTCGAAGCCCCAGCTGCTGCGCACGTTCCCGAAGCTCTTCCGCGGCACCCACACCAGCCACCCCGCCTACGAGCACCACCGGGTCCGGCAGGTCACCATCGCGGCCCGCGGCATCGTGGCCTACGGCGACGGCGAGCGGATGGCGTCGCTGCCGCTGACGGTGACGGCGGTCCCCGCGGCCCTGCGTGTCCACGTGGGCCCGGCCGTCGCGGAGACGCCGTGA
- a CDS encoding DEAD/DEAH box helicase, protein MSTPSERYARFRAEQGNPVLADFRAMYDFALDDFQVRACEALEAGDGVLVAAPTGSGKTIVGEFAVHLALHQGRKAFYTTPIKALSNQKYADLVDRYGSDRVGLLTGDNTVNGEAPIVVMTTEVLRNMLYAGSGTLAGLGFVVMDEVHYLADRSRGAVWEEVIIHLPESVAVVSLSATVSNAEEFGDWMATVRGSTTTIVEETRPVPLYQHVMVGRRLHDLFEDGSGFADPSSRVNPELERVARDDWRRTRTTDRRAKGERGRGPRRPPPRGGLPSRYDVVERLERDALLPAIYFIFSRVGCDAAVQQCLDANLRLTSPAERDEIVAFVEERCSHLPEEDLHVLGYHDFLDGLSRGVAAHHAGMLPTFKECVEELFESGRCRVVFATETLALGINMPARSVVIEKLTKWNGETHADITPGEYTQLTGRAGRRGIDVEGHGVVLWSPGMEPKSLAGLASTRTYPLRSSFRPSYNMAVNLVHQTGRTTARELLESSFAQFQADRAVVGLARQLRKAEEGLAGYAESATCDKGDFMEYAGLRRRLSDIEAGAARARKADRRQEIVTSLEALRPGDVIEVPTGKYAGFAVVIDPGTRSGREDPRPYVVTESRHARRLTLTDFNRPAERLTRLKVPRNFNGRNAQSRRDLAITLQMRAGQLDPGSPSRRERARAQGGPAGGHEDPEVARTRAAIRSHPCHSCPNRESHARWAERHHKLERETATLRRRIESRTNTIARQFDRVCDVLTSLGYLVDDEVGEAGRTLMRVHTEMDLVAAECLRAGLWDDLDPAELAAALSVLVFEARRPDDAHSPRLPQGRVRDVIADTVSLWAELDRLERENRLDFLREPDLGFAWAAYRWAMGAGLDEVLNETDLAAGDFVRWVKQLLDLAGQVADAAATGGKPALRENARLTIGALRRGVVAYSSLTE, encoded by the coding sequence GTGAGCACCCCGTCCGAGCGCTACGCCCGCTTCCGCGCCGAGCAGGGCAACCCCGTGCTCGCCGACTTCCGCGCGATGTACGACTTCGCGCTCGACGACTTCCAGGTGCGTGCCTGCGAGGCGCTGGAGGCCGGCGACGGCGTGCTGGTCGCGGCGCCGACGGGCTCCGGCAAGACGATCGTCGGCGAGTTCGCGGTCCACCTGGCCCTCCACCAGGGCCGCAAGGCGTTCTACACCACGCCCATCAAGGCGCTGTCCAACCAGAAGTACGCCGACCTCGTCGACCGCTACGGCTCCGACCGGGTCGGTCTGCTGACCGGCGACAACACGGTCAACGGCGAGGCGCCGATCGTGGTGATGACCACCGAGGTGCTCCGCAACATGCTCTACGCCGGCTCCGGCACGCTGGCCGGGCTGGGGTTCGTGGTCATGGACGAGGTGCACTACCTCGCCGACCGCAGCCGCGGCGCGGTGTGGGAGGAGGTGATCATCCACCTGCCCGAGTCGGTGGCGGTCGTCTCCCTGAGTGCCACGGTCTCCAACGCCGAGGAGTTCGGCGACTGGATGGCCACCGTGCGCGGCTCCACCACGACGATCGTCGAGGAGACCCGCCCGGTCCCGCTCTACCAGCACGTGATGGTGGGACGACGCCTCCACGACCTCTTCGAGGACGGCTCCGGCTTCGCCGACCCGAGCTCCCGGGTCAACCCCGAGCTGGAGCGGGTGGCGCGCGACGACTGGCGCCGTACCCGCACCACGGACCGGCGCGCCAAGGGCGAGCGGGGCAGGGGGCCGCGTCGCCCACCGCCGCGCGGTGGGCTGCCCAGCCGCTACGACGTCGTCGAGCGCCTCGAGCGCGACGCCCTGCTGCCGGCGATCTACTTCATCTTCAGCCGCGTCGGCTGCGACGCGGCGGTGCAGCAGTGCCTCGACGCCAACCTGCGCCTGACCAGCCCCGCCGAGCGGGACGAGATCGTCGCCTTCGTGGAGGAGCGGTGCTCGCACCTGCCGGAGGAGGACCTGCACGTCCTCGGCTACCACGACTTCCTCGACGGCCTGAGCCGTGGCGTCGCGGCCCACCACGCCGGCATGCTGCCGACGTTCAAGGAGTGCGTCGAGGAGCTCTTCGAGTCCGGCCGCTGCCGCGTCGTGTTCGCCACCGAGACGCTGGCGCTGGGCATCAACATGCCCGCCCGCTCGGTGGTGATCGAGAAGCTGACCAAGTGGAACGGCGAGACCCACGCCGACATCACGCCGGGGGAGTACACCCAGCTCACGGGTCGCGCGGGCCGCCGCGGCATCGACGTCGAGGGCCACGGCGTGGTGCTGTGGAGCCCCGGCATGGAGCCGAAGTCGTTGGCCGGGCTGGCCTCGACCCGCACCTACCCGCTCCGCTCGAGCTTCCGCCCGTCGTACAACATGGCCGTCAACCTCGTGCACCAGACCGGGCGCACCACCGCCCGCGAGCTGCTCGAGTCGTCCTTCGCGCAGTTCCAGGCCGACCGGGCCGTGGTCGGGCTGGCGCGCCAGCTGCGCAAGGCCGAGGAGGGGCTGGCCGGCTACGCCGAGTCCGCCACCTGCGACAAGGGCGACTTCATGGAGTACGCCGGGCTGCGACGCCGGCTCTCCGACATCGAGGCCGGGGCCGCCCGCGCCCGCAAGGCCGACCGGCGCCAGGAGATCGTGACCTCGCTGGAGGCGCTGCGCCCCGGCGACGTCATCGAGGTGCCGACCGGGAAGTACGCCGGCTTCGCGGTCGTCATCGACCCCGGCACCCGCTCCGGGCGCGAGGATCCCCGCCCGTACGTCGTCACCGAGTCGCGCCACGCCCGCCGCCTGACCCTGACCGACTTCAACCGGCCCGCCGAGCGGCTGACCCGGCTCAAGGTGCCGCGCAACTTCAACGGTCGCAACGCCCAATCCCGGCGCGACCTGGCCATCACGCTGCAGATGCGCGCCGGCCAGCTGGACCCGGGCTCGCCGTCGCGGCGCGAGCGGGCGCGCGCGCAGGGCGGGCCCGCCGGAGGCCACGAGGACCCGGAGGTCGCCCGCACCCGCGCCGCGATCCGCTCCCACCCCTGCCACTCCTGCCCGAACCGGGAGAGCCACGCGAGGTGGGCCGAGCGCCACCACAAGCTGGAGCGGGAGACCGCCACCCTGCGGCGCCGGATCGAGTCGCGCACCAACACCATCGCCCGGCAGTTCGACCGCGTCTGCGACGTGCTGACGTCGCTGGGCTACCTGGTCGACGACGAGGTCGGCGAGGCCGGGCGCACGCTCATGCGCGTCCACACCGAGATGGACCTGGTCGCCGCGGAGTGCCTGCGAGCCGGGCTGTGGGACGACCTCGACCCGGCCGAGCTGGCCGCGGCCCTGTCGGTGCTGGTCTTCGAGGCCCGCCGGCCCGACGACGCGCACTCCCCACGACTGCCGCAGGGACGCGTGCGCGACGTCATCGCCGACACCGTGTCGCTGTGGGCCGAGCTGGACCGGCTGGAGCGGGAGAACCGGCTGGACTTCCTGCGTGAGCCCGACCTGGGGTTCGCCTGGGCTGCGTACCGCTGGGCGATGGGGGCCGGGCTCGACGAGGTGCTGAACGAGACCGACCTCGCTGCCGGCGACTTCGTGCGCTGGGTCAAGCAGCTGCTCGACCTGGCCGGGCAGGTGGCCGACGCCGCTGCCACCGGCGGCAAGCCGGCCCTGCGCGAGAACGCCCGGCTGACGATCGGCGCACTGCGTCGCGGCGTGGTGGCCTACTCCTCGCTGACGGAGTAG
- a CDS encoding Lrp/AsnC family transcriptional regulator: MEETDRKILTLLAGDGRMSFTDLGRATGLSTSAVHQRVKRLESRGLITGYAALVDYDRVGLPLTAFISIRPIDPSQPDDSPERLRGIDEIESCWSVAGDESYILKVRVGTPLDLEELLARIRAVANVATRTTIVLSTPYEGRPVG; this comes from the coding sequence GTGGAGGAGACCGATCGCAAGATCCTGACGCTGCTGGCCGGGGACGGTCGCATGTCGTTCACCGACCTCGGACGGGCGACCGGGCTGTCGACCTCGGCGGTGCACCAGCGGGTGAAGCGGCTGGAGAGCCGCGGGCTCATCACCGGCTACGCCGCGCTGGTCGACTACGACCGGGTGGGGCTGCCGCTCACGGCGTTCATCTCCATCCGGCCCATCGACCCCTCCCAGCCCGACGACTCCCCCGAGCGGCTGCGCGGCATCGACGAGATCGAGTCCTGCTGGTCCGTGGCCGGCGACGAGTCCTACATCCTCAAGGTCCGCGTCGGCACCCCCCTCGACCTCGAGGAGCTGCTCGCCCGCATCCGGGCGGTGGCCAACGTCGCCACCCGCACCACGATCGTGCTGTCGACGCCCTACGAGGGGCGCCCCGTCGGCTGA
- a CDS encoding 5'-3' exonuclease — translation MSERPDRLLLLDTASLYFRAFFGVPDSVTSPDGKPVNAVRGLLDFISRLVGEYEPTHLACCWDNDWRPAWRTELLPSYKAHRVVAEKKTAPDVEEVPHALDAQVPVILEVLEAFGIAVVGADGYEADDVIGTLATRSEVPTDIVTGDRDLFQLVDDEREVRVLYVARGVSKHERVTNDVVREKYGVDARQYADFATLRGDASDGLPGVAGVGDKTAATLLGRFPDMASLLAAVDDPGSDLAPGPRRKLKDAADYLAVAPQVVKVACEIDLGDPDLTLPSTPADPDGLVKLAGRWGLDSPTARLVDTLTALH, via the coding sequence ATGTCCGAACGCCCCGACCGCCTGCTGCTGCTCGACACCGCCTCGCTGTACTTCCGGGCGTTCTTCGGGGTGCCGGACTCGGTGACCTCGCCCGACGGCAAGCCCGTCAACGCCGTGCGGGGGCTGCTGGACTTCATCAGCCGGCTGGTGGGGGAGTACGAGCCGACCCACCTGGCGTGCTGCTGGGACAACGACTGGCGGCCGGCCTGGCGGACCGAGCTGCTGCCGTCGTACAAGGCCCACCGGGTGGTGGCCGAGAAGAAGACGGCGCCCGACGTCGAGGAGGTGCCGCACGCCCTGGACGCCCAGGTGCCGGTGATCCTCGAGGTGCTCGAGGCCTTCGGCATCGCGGTGGTCGGCGCCGACGGCTACGAGGCCGACGACGTGATCGGCACGCTGGCCACCCGCTCGGAAGTGCCGACCGACATCGTGACCGGCGACCGCGACCTCTTCCAGCTCGTCGACGACGAGCGCGAGGTCCGCGTGCTGTACGTCGCCCGTGGGGTGAGCAAGCACGAGCGCGTCACCAACGACGTGGTGCGGGAGAAGTACGGCGTCGACGCCCGTCAGTACGCCGACTTCGCCACCCTGCGCGGCGACGCCTCCGACGGGCTGCCCGGGGTGGCCGGTGTGGGCGACAAGACCGCCGCCACGCTGCTGGGGCGCTTCCCCGACATGGCGTCGCTGCTCGCGGCCGTCGACGACCCGGGCTCCGACCTGGCGCCCGGCCCGCGCCGCAAGCTCAAGGACGCCGCCGACTACCTCGCCGTCGCGCCCCAGGTCGTCAAGGTGGCCTGCGAGATCGACCTCGGCGACCCCGACCTGACCCTGCCCTCGACCCCCGCCGACCCCGACGGCCTGGTGAAGCTCGCCGGCCGCTGGGGCCTCGACAGCCCCACCGCCCGCCTGGTCGACACCCTCACCGCCCTCCACTGA
- a CDS encoding lysine 2,3-aminomutase: MTVSTPIESVHPQPYAYRRTELVEPDWTRFPGWAGVTETEWRSAQWQRSHCVKNVRQLRELMGDLVDERFYADLERDQRERATMSMLVPPQMMNTMVPHAVPGGPGSLTEALYADPIRRYMIPVLSDRRTDWPSHPYSSRDSLHEHDMWVAEGLTHRYPTKVLAELLPTCPQYCGHCTRMDLVGNSTPTVDKLKFDLKPVDRLDSMMAYLRAHPEVRDVVVSGGDVANMPWPRLEDFVTRLLEIENVRDIRLATKALAALPQHWLQPEVVAGLERVARLARSRCVSLAIHTHANHANTVTPLVAEATRAMLDAGVRDVRNQGVLLDGVNADAHSLLDLSFALLDGAQIMPYYFYMCDMIPAAEHWRVSVAEAQRLQHHIMGYLPGFATPRIVCDVPFVGKRWVHQLASYDTERGVSEWTKNYRTSIEATAEDALSRTYAYYDPIHTLPESGQAWWRDHAAEEARSHLSPV; the protein is encoded by the coding sequence ATGACCGTCAGCACCCCGATCGAGAGCGTGCACCCCCAGCCGTACGCGTACCGGCGTACCGAGCTGGTCGAGCCGGACTGGACCCGCTTCCCGGGCTGGGCCGGCGTCACCGAGACCGAGTGGCGCTCGGCGCAGTGGCAGCGCTCGCACTGCGTGAAGAACGTCCGCCAGCTGCGCGAGCTGATGGGCGACCTCGTCGACGAGCGGTTCTACGCCGACCTCGAGCGCGACCAGCGCGAGCGGGCGACGATGTCGATGCTCGTACCGCCGCAGATGATGAACACGATGGTGCCGCACGCGGTCCCCGGCGGACCGGGCTCGCTGACCGAGGCGCTGTACGCCGACCCGATCCGGCGCTACATGATCCCGGTGCTCAGCGACCGGCGCACCGACTGGCCCTCGCACCCCTACTCCAGCCGCGACTCGCTGCACGAGCACGACATGTGGGTGGCGGAGGGGCTGACGCACCGCTACCCCACCAAGGTCCTGGCCGAGCTGCTGCCGACCTGCCCGCAGTACTGCGGGCACTGCACCCGGATGGACCTGGTCGGCAACTCGACACCCACGGTCGACAAGCTGAAGTTCGACCTCAAGCCGGTCGACCGCCTCGACTCGATGATGGCCTACCTGCGCGCGCACCCCGAGGTGCGCGACGTGGTCGTCTCCGGCGGCGACGTGGCCAACATGCCGTGGCCGCGGCTCGAGGACTTCGTCACCCGGCTGCTGGAGATCGAGAACGTCCGCGACATCCGGCTGGCCACCAAGGCGCTGGCGGCGCTGCCCCAGCACTGGCTGCAGCCCGAGGTCGTGGCCGGCCTCGAGCGGGTCGCCCGCCTGGCGCGCTCCCGCTGCGTGTCGCTGGCGATCCACACCCACGCCAACCATGCGAACACCGTCACGCCGCTGGTGGCCGAGGCGACGCGGGCGATGCTGGACGCCGGCGTGCGTGACGTCCGCAACCAGGGCGTGCTCCTCGACGGCGTCAACGCTGACGCGCACTCGCTGCTCGACCTCAGCTTCGCACTGCTCGACGGCGCGCAGATCATGCCCTACTACTTCTACATGTGCGACATGATCCCCGCCGCGGAGCACTGGCGGGTCTCGGTCGCCGAGGCCCAGCGGCTGCAGCACCACATCATGGGCTACCTGCCGGGCTTCGCGACCCCGCGCATCGTGTGCGACGTGCCGTTCGTCGGCAAGCGCTGGGTGCACCAGCTGGCCAGCTACGACACCGAGCGCGGCGTCTCGGAGTGGACCAAGAACTACCGGACCTCCATCGAGGCCACCGCCGAGGACGCGCTGAGCCGCACCTACGCCTACTACGACCCGATCCACACCCTGCCCGAGTCCGGCCAGGCCTGGTGGCGCGACCACGCCGCCGAGGAGGCCCGGTCCCACCTCTCCCCCGTCTGA
- a CDS encoding L-erythro-3,5-diaminohexanoate dehydrogenase: MHRVIAPVGVLPQAAQLLDTRRELWPDETRVRVERLNLDAASFRQLEAAHDGNGDAVRAAVLDIVRTRGKMQNPVTGSGGMLIGVVEEVGPEASLGLAVGDRVATLVSLSLTPLVVTDGLARWDGRGEQVPCDGYAVLFGRSIAARLPDDLAPALALMVMDVCGAPALTARVVGQYVGAGVSTSSTDGVSTSSTDGVSTSSTNGVSTSSTDGVSTDVVVAVVGGAGKSGSLALAAAKDAGAGVTVGVVPHQGEADLLTDAGVADHVVVADARDPVALRDAVASAAPGGAHVTVVCVDVPGCEGGALLTTREGGTVVFFSMATSFSAAALGAEGLAADVTMLVGNGYVPGHADLALDVLRRHDGVRKLFERRLDGGG, translated from the coding sequence ATGCACCGGGTGATCGCGCCCGTCGGCGTGCTGCCGCAGGCCGCGCAGCTGCTCGACACCCGACGCGAGCTGTGGCCCGACGAGACCCGGGTCCGCGTCGAGCGGCTCAACCTCGACGCCGCCTCCTTCCGGCAGCTGGAGGCCGCCCACGACGGCAACGGGGACGCCGTGCGTGCCGCGGTCCTCGACATCGTGCGCACCCGCGGCAAGATGCAGAACCCGGTCACCGGCTCCGGAGGCATGCTCATCGGCGTCGTCGAGGAGGTCGGGCCGGAGGCGTCCCTCGGGCTCGCGGTGGGTGACCGGGTGGCGACCCTGGTCTCGCTGTCGCTGACCCCGCTCGTGGTCACCGACGGCCTCGCCCGGTGGGACGGACGCGGCGAGCAGGTGCCCTGCGACGGGTACGCCGTCCTCTTCGGCCGCAGCATCGCCGCACGGCTGCCCGACGACCTCGCGCCCGCGCTGGCCCTCATGGTGATGGACGTCTGCGGAGCGCCGGCGCTGACCGCGCGGGTGGTCGGCCAGTACGTCGGAGCCGGGGTCTCGACGAGCTCGACCGACGGGGTCTCGACGAGCTCGACCGACGGGGTCTCGACGAGCTCGACCAACGGGGTCTCGACGAGCTCGACCGACGGGGTCTCGACCGACGTGGTGGTCGCGGTCGTGGGCGGGGCCGGCAAGTCCGGGTCCCTCGCGCTGGCCGCGGCGAAGGACGCCGGCGCCGGCGTCACGGTCGGGGTGGTGCCGCACCAGGGCGAGGCCGACCTGCTCACGGACGCCGGAGTGGCCGACCACGTCGTCGTGGCCGACGCCCGCGACCCGGTGGCCCTGCGCGACGCGGTGGCGTCCGCGGCGCCCGGAGGGGCCCACGTCACCGTGGTCTGCGTCGACGTCCCCGGCTGCGAGGGCGGCGCGCTGCTGACGACCCGCGAGGGCGGCACCGTCGTCTTCTTCTCCATGGCCACCTCGTTCAGCGCCGCGGCGCTGGGCGCCGAGGGGCTGGCGGCCGACGTCACCATGCTGGTCGGCAACGGCTACGTGCCGGGTCACGCCGACCTCGCCCTCGACGTGCTGCGCCGCCACGACGGCGTGCGGAAGCTCTTCGAGCGTCGGCTGGACGGGGGAGGATGA